A window of Thermosynechococcus sp. NK55a contains these coding sequences:
- the bioD gene encoding dethiobiotin synthase — MITRALWSYAHRYRPQERWGILKPMQSGTAVEIGDGDYYCQTLPLEQTPREVCPLSFGAPLAPPIAAQLENRRIDLAPIWQTYQQLQERFDYLLVEGIGGLGSPITWEWTVADLAAAWQLPIVLVATVRLGAIAQIVANIALARQYQLAIRGLILNCVTPCSDAEIEQWTPPDFLSHFTQVPVLGVLPYGQPSNEHLAEVVAEWPLHLLWR, encoded by the coding sequence ATGATCACACGAGCCCTGTGGTCTTACGCCCATCGCTACCGTCCTCAAGAACGCTGGGGCATTCTCAAGCCCATGCAAAGTGGAACAGCGGTTGAGATTGGCGATGGGGACTACTACTGTCAAACCCTACCTCTGGAACAAACGCCCAGGGAGGTGTGCCCTCTGAGTTTTGGAGCCCCCCTTGCGCCTCCCATTGCAGCCCAATTGGAAAATCGCAGGATTGATTTAGCCCCCATCTGGCAGACTTACCAGCAGCTTCAGGAGCGGTTTGATTATCTTTTAGTTGAAGGGATTGGGGGCCTAGGCTCGCCCATTACTTGGGAGTGGACAGTGGCGGATTTGGCAGCCGCTTGGCAGTTGCCCATTGTCTTAGTGGCAACAGTACGCTTGGGGGCGATCGCCCAAATTGTGGCCAATATTGCCCTTGCCCGGCAGTACCAGTTGGCCATTCGTGGTCTAATTCTCAACTGTGTTACCCCCTGTAGTGATGCCGAGATTGAACAGTGGACCCCCCCAGACTTTCTCAGCCATTTTACCCAAGTGCCGGTGTTGGGGGTGCTGCCCTATGGTCAACCGTCCAATGAGCACTTGGCGGAAGTGGTAGCTGAATGGCCCCTACATCTGCTTTGGCGCTGA
- a CDS encoding alpha-ketoacid dehydrogenase subunit beta gives MAETLMFNALRAAIDEEMERDPTVFVLGEDVGHYGGSYKVTKDLYKKYGELRLLDTPIAENSFTGMAIGAAMTGLRPIVEGMNMGFLLLAFNQIANNAGMLRYTSGGNFKIPIVIRGPGGVGRQLGAEHSQRLEAYFQAVPGLKIVACSTPYNAKGLLKSAIRDPNPVLFFEHVLLYNLKEDLPEEEYLLPLDKAEVVRTGQDVTILTYSRMRHHVLQAVKTLEKEGYDPEVIDLISLKPFDFGTIGASIRKTHRVVIVEECMKTGGIGAELSASIMERYFDELDAPVIRLSSKDVPTPYNGTLENLTIVQPPQIVAAVQKLVQGQV, from the coding sequence ATGGCTGAGACCCTCATGTTTAATGCCCTTCGTGCTGCCATTGATGAAGAAATGGAGCGAGATCCCACGGTTTTTGTGCTGGGGGAAGATGTGGGACATTATGGCGGCTCCTACAAAGTCACCAAAGACCTCTACAAAAAGTATGGTGAACTGCGCCTATTGGATACCCCCATTGCCGAAAATAGCTTTACTGGCATGGCCATTGGGGCAGCCATGACCGGCTTGCGTCCCATTGTCGAGGGCATGAACATGGGCTTTTTGCTGTTGGCCTTCAATCAGATTGCCAACAATGCTGGCATGCTGCGCTACACCTCTGGCGGCAACTTCAAAATTCCAATTGTGATCCGTGGTCCCGGTGGGGTTGGGCGACAACTGGGGGCAGAGCACTCCCAACGGCTCGAGGCCTACTTTCAAGCAGTGCCGGGATTAAAAATTGTTGCCTGCTCGACTCCCTACAACGCCAAAGGCTTGCTCAAGTCAGCGATTCGCGATCCCAATCCGGTGCTGTTCTTTGAGCATGTGCTCCTATACAACCTCAAGGAGGATCTCCCAGAGGAAGAATATCTCCTACCGCTTGATAAAGCCGAAGTTGTTCGCACTGGTCAAGATGTAACGATCTTGACCTACTCGCGGATGCGTCACCATGTTCTGCAAGCGGTGAAAACCCTTGAAAAAGAGGGCTACGACCCCGAAGTGATTGACCTGATTTCCCTAAAGCCCTTCGACTTTGGGACAATTGGTGCCTCGATTCGCAAAACCCATCGCGTGGTGATTGTCGAAGAGTGCATGAAGACAGGGGGGATTGGTGCCGAACTTTCAGCTTCGATCATGGAACGCTACTTTGATGAACTGGATGCACCGGTCATCCGCCTTTCTTCCAAAGATGTTCCTACCCCCTACAATGGCACCCTAGAGAATCTGACGATTGTGCAACCGCCTCAAATTGTAGCGGCAGTGCAAAAGCTGGTGCAGGGACAGGTTTAG
- the secF gene encoding protein translocase subunit SecF, giving the protein MSFSVNRQRSLWWGLSLVVILSGLVAMAISWVSLGTPLRLGLDFIGGTRLQFELACSATNNCSQPIDIDVVRQVLNQQGLGNSSLQIVGEYGVSIRTVPLSVDQRSRLSDALTQKIGDFDPQKTQIETVGPTLGNEILRSGLLALLVSFIGITIYLTLRFQFDYACFALVALVHDVLVTTGIFAILGLVAGVEIDSLFIVALLTIIGFSVNDTVVIYDRVRETLNLNPELGIQEVVDQAVVQTLGRSINTTLTTLLPLITILLFGGDTLRYFALALLIGFTTGAYSSIFIASTLLAWWRDRQPPRPATNTLETTSTP; this is encoded by the coding sequence ATGAGCTTTAGTGTCAATCGCCAGCGATCGCTCTGGTGGGGTCTATCTTTGGTGGTCATTCTCAGTGGGCTTGTGGCCATGGCCATCTCTTGGGTGTCCCTGGGCACTCCCCTGCGGTTAGGCTTAGATTTTATTGGCGGGACGCGGTTGCAATTTGAACTGGCCTGCAGCGCCACCAACAACTGTTCTCAGCCCATTGATATTGATGTGGTGCGTCAAGTGCTCAACCAGCAGGGATTGGGCAACAGCAGCTTGCAAATTGTGGGTGAGTATGGGGTGAGTATTCGCACAGTGCCTCTCTCTGTGGATCAGCGCAGCCGCCTCAGTGACGCCCTCACGCAAAAAATCGGTGACTTTGACCCCCAGAAAACCCAAATTGAGACCGTTGGTCCGACCCTTGGCAATGAAATCCTGCGATCGGGACTGCTGGCACTGTTGGTATCGTTTATTGGCATTACGATTTATCTGACGCTGCGCTTCCAGTTTGACTATGCCTGTTTTGCCCTTGTCGCCCTTGTCCACGATGTATTGGTGACCACCGGCATTTTTGCCATTTTAGGACTTGTGGCAGGGGTGGAAATTGATAGCCTCTTCATTGTGGCGCTGCTCACGATCATTGGTTTTTCTGTGAACGATACAGTGGTCATCTACGACCGCGTGCGGGAAACACTGAACCTCAACCCAGAGCTTGGAATTCAAGAGGTGGTGGATCAGGCCGTAGTGCAAACCCTTGGCCGCTCCATCAATACCACCCTGACAACGCTACTGCCTCTGATCACGATTCTTCTCTTTGGGGGCGATACACTGCGCTACTTTGCCTTGGCCTTGCTGATTGGTTTCACAACGGGGGCCTATTCAAGTATTTTCATTGCCAGTACTCTCCTTGCCTGGTGGCGCGATCGCCAGCCGCCGCGTCCCGCTACGAATACCCTGGAGACAACGTCGACGCCCTAA
- a CDS encoding DUF3120 domain-containing protein → MTALTSPSTLSSLRLGSRLAWLLFGFAACLVSIPVFIEAPLVRTLPWLSLALTPLLVGLSFYLQRQPHSRYWGEMLYGFSWCWGAGSLYWGWLRWEPLWHLPIEALPIPLMLWHLRQRQQLVGVFFFCGSFLGTAITDAYFYLIDVIPHWRAIMYLEGDVISVQEMLAQAIAQAQTFSGQVWGVLLSLSLLLIGLLPLFESQIRRGSVLPVWGFMGAVLSTLVVDGLFGLTIGLMSMS, encoded by the coding sequence TTGACTGCTCTTACTTCCCCCTCGACACTTTCCTCTCTGCGCCTTGGCTCACGGCTAGCTTGGTTGCTCTTTGGCTTTGCCGCCTGCTTGGTCTCCATTCCCGTTTTTATTGAGGCGCCTCTCGTGCGGACATTGCCTTGGCTGAGTTTGGCTTTGACGCCGCTGCTGGTGGGTCTCAGTTTTTATCTCCAACGCCAGCCCCACTCCCGCTATTGGGGTGAGATGCTTTATGGATTTAGCTGGTGTTGGGGGGCAGGTTCGCTCTACTGGGGATGGTTGCGCTGGGAACCCCTGTGGCATTTGCCCATTGAGGCTTTACCCATTCCGCTGATGCTCTGGCACCTGCGGCAACGGCAGCAACTGGTGGGCGTGTTCTTTTTTTGCGGCTCTTTTCTGGGCACTGCCATCACTGATGCCTACTTTTACTTGATTGATGTGATTCCCCATTGGCGAGCCATTATGTATCTCGAAGGGGATGTCATTTCAGTTCAGGAGATGCTTGCACAGGCGATCGCTCAGGCCCAGACCTTTAGTGGCCAGGTGTGGGGGGTTCTCTTGAGCCTGAGTTTGCTCCTCATTGGTCTGCTGCCCCTCTTTGAATCCCAGATTCGTCGTGGCTCCGTCTTGCCCGTATGGGGATTTATGGGCGCTGTCTTGAGTACACTCGTTGTTGACGGTCTCTTTGGCCTTACCATTGGCCTAATGTCGATGAGTTAA
- a CDS encoding E3 ubiquitin ligase family protein, which translates to MNPVGAEIEAVQVLDELRPVDKPHSLAFSLGVLSLNWRFGSNTTLGYRYQEWVLPLGQPISVVGMASDQGGVLRLQKPQNRGQKFIISLSFEDPLIQQYKQQKRKMTYASLSAALCGVCGLVLALF; encoded by the coding sequence GTGAACCCTGTCGGTGCTGAGATTGAAGCTGTGCAGGTCTTAGATGAACTGCGGCCAGTGGATAAACCCCATTCCCTTGCCTTCTCTTTAGGGGTTCTGTCATTGAATTGGCGCTTTGGTAGTAATACAACGCTTGGCTATCGCTATCAGGAGTGGGTGCTGCCCTTGGGGCAACCCATCTCGGTGGTGGGCATGGCCTCGGATCAGGGGGGAGTTCTCCGCCTCCAAAAGCCGCAAAACAGGGGACAAAAATTCATCATTTCCCTGAGCTTTGAGGATCCGCTGATTCAGCAGTACAAACAGCAAAAACGAAAAATGACCTATGCTTCCCTGAGTGCCGCTCTCTGTGGTGTCTGTGGTTTAGTTTTGGCCTTGTTTTAG